The window GAAGCTTTAAATGTTTTTATGAAGCGTGTTCTAGGATCTATTGATAAATAGTTTTTTATATCGTCTTCTCAACATCAGAAGTTTTCAATAGCTAATTTTGATATAAAAAAAACTGAACAAAATAGTGAGGTTACTGAAAAAGTAGCCTTATTTTTTAAAAAGGGCAGTGATAAAAAACCACAACCCATAATTTATTAATTTTGTAACGCTATTTTAGGGCGTCACAAACTTATAATTCGTTATCTTTTTGCTCGTTTACTTTTTTTATTATTGCCTTCAAACGTTCTTTATTTCGCTGTTTATCTAGCTTTACTTTATTGATTTTCTGATTCATCAACTTGGTGTGTTTAGCTTTGTTAACAGTGTTTTTTGCTTTTCCTTTTTTAGGCATAAAATATGTTTTCTCTTTTAGAATAATATTTTATTCTGCGTGAATTTCTAAATAACGAATAATCTCTTTAGCAATGTTTTTACCTGTTGCAGTTTCAATTCCTTCTAATCCTGGCGAAGAATTTACCTCTAAAACTAAAGGGCCTTTAGAAGATTGTAACATATCTACACCTGCAACACCTAAACCTAATGCTTTAGTAGCTTTTAAAGCTGTTTTTTCTTCCTCATCTGTTAATTCTATAACTGTTGCGTTTCCACCTCTGTGTAAGTTAGAGCGGAATTCTCCTTCTTTTCCTTGACGTTTCATGGCTCCAACTATTTTTCCATCTACAACAAATGCTCTAATGTCTGCTCCGCCAGCTTCTTTAATAAATTCTTGGGCAATTACTCTAGCTCCAAGACCATTAAATGCTTCTAATACAGAAGTTGCAGCATTTTTAGTTTCTGCTAAAACAACACCTAAACCTTGTGTTCCTTCTAGTAATTTTAAAATTAAAGGCGCTCCACCAACAGACTCAACAACGTGCTCTACATCTTTCGTATAATTTGTAAAAACGGTTTTAGGTAAACCAACACCAGCTCTTGCTAAAATTTGTAAACTGCTTAGTTTATCTCTAGATTTTACCAATGCTTGAGAAGAGACTGAAGAAAAAACTTTCATCATTTCAAATTGACGAATTACAGCAGTTCCATAAAAAGTTACTGAAGCTCCAATTCGTGGAATTATTGCGTCAATATTTTCTAAATATTCACCTTTATAAAATATTTTTGGAGACTTTTTTTCAATCTCAATATTACACTTTAAATGATCTACAACTAAAACCTCGTGCTTTCTTTTTTGAGCAGCTTCAACTAATCTTCTTGTTGAGTATAAGTTAGGATTTCTAGATAATATTACAATTCTCATTAGTTTTTTTGTTTTAGTTTGAAGGATACATCTTTTTTAATGGCGTCAATTATAAATCTTTTGTTCAAAAATTTTCTTCCCAATAATACAGGGAATTTCATTTCCTTACGTTGGCTTAATGTTAAATCAATTGGAAAACTTTTATTAAAAATGAAGATTTCAGTCTGAATCATAAAACGTTTTTCAGCAATACCATTAGAACTTTTTACCATTTTGGAGGTGTAGTTTTTTGTGGTAAATTCTTTATTGTTATATAAAGGATGCTCCGGATCTAATAACGTAAATTGAATTAAAGACTCTTCGTCTTTTTTAATTTCTTTAATATTGATACAATGTATTGATGAGGTATAAGCACCAGAATCAATTTTTAAATCAATGTCAAATAATGATAATTCAGGAAAATCTCCTTTATCAAAACGACCAATTGTTATTTTCATTTATTTAAATTAATAAAAAGTAAAATTAGGTATACTAATTCAATTAAAACAAAATTTTTTACAAATTAGCAATAGCAGCTTCAGCACAACGTTCTCCGTCCATTGCCGCAGAAATAATTCCACCAGCATAACCGCCACCTTCTCCGCAAGGAAATAAACCTTCAATTTCTGGATGTTCTAAATTTTCTTTTCTCGGAATATTTACTGGAGATGAAGTTCTAGATTCTACACCAATAATATTGGCTTCGTTGGTATGATAACCATGCATTTTTTCACCAAAAGCAGCAAAGCCTTTTCGCAATCTTCCACCGATAATTTTTGGTAAAAGTGAATGTAAAGGCGCCGATTTTAATCCTGGTTGATACGAAGTTTCATTTAAATTTGTTGAGGTTTTTCCATCAACAAAATCAACTAAACGTTGCGCGGGGGCAACCTGACTTCTTCCGCCTGCGAAAAAAGCAATTTTTTCTAAGTCTTTCTGAAATTCTAAGCCTTTTAAAGCACCAAAATCCTCGTATTTCTTAAAATCTTTATCAATATCTAATTCTACAACAATACCAGAATTAGCAAATTTATTATTTCTACGTGAAGGCGACATTCCATTTACCACAACTTCGCCATTTGCAGTTGCTGCGGGAACAATAAATCCGCCAGGACACATACAAAAAGAATATACGCCTCTGTTATTTACTTGGTGTACTAAACTATAAGCAGCAGCAGGTAATAACTCATCTCTTTCTCCTGAACAACTATATTGAATTTGGTCAATTATTTCCTGCGGATGTTCCACTCGAACTCCCATTGCAAAAGATTTTGCTTTTAAGGCGATGTCTTTTTTATGTAATAATTCGTAAATATCTCTTGCGGAATGTCCTGTTGCTAAAATAACCGAATTTACAGCCATTTCTGTTCCGTTTTGCAATTGGATAGCTTGTAGTTTGTTGTTCTTAATTACAAAATCTGTAACTCTGCTTTCAAAATGAATTTCGCCACCAAACTTTATAATTTGCTCTCGAATATTCTGAATAATCTTTGGTAATTTATTAGTTCCAATATGTGGATGCGCATCAATCAAAATTTGTTCTGTTGCACCGTGAAAAACCAAGTTTTCAAAAATTCGTCTTACATCACCACGTTTTAAAGAACGCGTGTATAATTTTCCGTCAGAATAAGTTCCTGCACCACCTTCGCCAAAACAATAATTAGAATCTTCGTTTACAAAATGTTCTTGATTTATTGCGCGTAAATCACGCCTTCTATCTTGTACATTTTTACCACGCTCTAAAACAATTGGTTTAAAACCTAACTCAATGCAACGTAATGCAGCGTACATTCCTGCTGGCCCAAAACCAATAATATGAACTTCTTTTGCGTTAGAAACATCTTTGTAATCAAAAGTGTAGTCTGATTTTTCAGGAATATTTTCGTTGATATAAACGGCAACTTTATAGTTGAAAATGATGTCCTTTTTACGAGCATCAATAGATTTTCGTAAAACTTTTACAGCATTAATTTCAGTTCTAGCGATGTCTAATTTCTTAGCAGCTTTAAAAAGTAAGATATCTTCTTTTCTTTCTTCAATAAGATTTACTCGGAGTTGTAATTCTTTTATCATGTTGCAAAATTACGGAAAACTAATTAGTCACTTTGAAATTTAAAAGTATAAAATTAAAGAATTATTGAAATGAAAATTTAAAAATATGATCTTTATTATCTATTCTATTTGATGAAATATATCCCTTGTTTTTGTCAGTAAAGATTAGGCTTAGGTCATCAAACGGAGTGTTGAATTTTTTTAAGTTTATAGGTTTAGACCATTCTTCTTTAGATTTTGTTATTTTGTATAAATCAATTCCACCAATACCTCCAATTCTTTTTGATGCAAAAATAATAGTTGAATGATCTTTAAATATTGGGTTTAGAATAGGTGAAGTGTCAGTAAAAATGGTTCTAGTTTTTACCCATTGGTCATTTTTTAAACTATATTCATTCAAGGAATAAACTCCTCCTTCATTTGTGTGAATTAATAGTTTATTATTTAGTATCTGAGCATGTCCATAGCTGAATTCGGGATTGCAAAAACTTAGTTTCTTTAAGTCAAATATTTTATTTTTCTTTATTTTTCCTTTGTAAACAGCTAAATTAAATTTATTATTACTCGATTTTTTACCTGAAGATTTTGTTAAGTAAATAAGTTTGTTTTTTTTATCATAAAAGACTTGCCCAATATGATGTTTTTGTTTTTTTATTTTAATCTTTTTGAGATTATTTTTGAAATCTGAGTAGTATAAATTATAAAATTCTCCATCTCTGTCTGAAACAAATAATATTCCATCTTTATAAACGGTAGGAGCAAAGTCATTATATTTTACGTTAGTGAAATTGACTAATTCAAATTTAATGTTATAACTATTCTGAGCTAAAAATGTAAAATTTATCAGAATTAGAATTGAAAAAAGTGTTTTTTTTATACTTCTTTCTTCAATAAGATTTACTCGGAATTGCAATTCTTTTATCATACTGCAAAATTACGGAAAACTTTGCATAGAATTTTATTGATAAAAAGAAGGTTTGTAAACAGTTTGAAAAGAGTTAAAATTTTTATTTTAAATAAAAACCATCTGTAATTCCTTTTTTAGATACAAATAAATTAATGTTTGCATATTTTTTTCTGCTTTTTCTTGCATTCATATAAATGCGAAATTGGATAAGTTTAAGTCTTATACTACTTTTAACTTTTTTATTCATTTGTTTAAAACTACTACCAGAAGTAAAAATAGCAATTGTAGCTTCAGAAATAGCGTTGCTTAATGGTATTATTATAAAGTCTGAATAGCCATTAAAAGCAGCAGCTCCCAAATCTAAAAAAGTTTTAGAAAATGAGTTTTCTCCACTAGTTACACCTGCAGAATGGCAAGCATTTAAAAAAATCCAAGTGTTGTTAAAGGTTTTACCTTCGCTTGTAATTTTAAACCATTTTGCAGATAACCCGAAGGAACCATTTGCTCCTTCATCTATTCTTCCTGTGGCTTGTTGTTCTTCTAATGATAGTTTGTCAAAAGCCTTTCTGTCTATTTCAACAGAATTGATACCCACAGCTATTTGAGGGGCAAATTTTTTGTTATCTGTTTTGCTTAAACCAATATTGTTATGCCCATGAGTACTAATATAAACAACATCAAAATCTGCTAAAAAAGAACCTCTAAACTTGTCTATATTGGCATCGCCATCTTCATATACTTCTGTTTTATAACCTGCATTGTTAAAATAACGCTCTAGTGTTTTTTTGTTTTCTTTAAATTCATGCTGAAAAGGAAGTAGCAGTAAAGCCTTACCATTTCCAGATGGTGTTGTTTTGTTTAGCTTGTTTTTTAATAAAACCTGTGTTTGGTTATTTTGAAATTGATTTCCATTTTTTTTTACAGGTATTACATCACTAAAACATATAGTAAAAAATACAAGTTGATAAATAATAAACATGTTAATTAGCTTCATAATCTATTAAATTTTAAATTAATTTGGAACTACTAATACTTCTACACGCCTGTTTTTTGCTCTATTATCGTCAGAATCATTTTTAACTATTGGTTTAGATTCTCCCATTCCTTTTTCCTTCCATTTAAATTGATTGCTAGGAATTAGCTTTTTAAGCTCAATAACCACATTTTTAGAACGCGCTAAAGATAATTTTTTGTTGAAGTTTGCATCTCCAACATCATCTGTATGTCCTTCAACAATTACATTTCCTTTCTTTAAGACCTTAATACTTTCGGCTAATTCTTTTAAAGCCTCAAAGCCTTCTGGTTTTAATTCAGATTTTCCTGTTTCAAACAATACTTTGCTATCTAATTTTAATCGCATGGCTGCACCAATTGCAGCTATAGCATCTACATCTGCTCCTGGTAATGCGCTGTATTCTTCTAAATCGGTAAGTCTAACATAGTAAAATAAATCATCTGGTGCTACAAACTCTGCAATATCTACTTCAGAAACTCCACCATCAATTTTACCTACACTTATCCAGTTAGTACCATCTTTTGAAATTTCAAGATTAGTAGGTTCTACTTTTCCTATTTCAAAAATGTATAAATCGGGTCCATTAACATCGGTTAAAGCATTGTCTATAAATTGAACAACAAGCGTTCCTGCTTTTCCTAAACTATATTCTCCGGTTATGGTTTGTGCGCCAAGATCTTCAATAACATCTGGAGTTCCTAAAACGTTATTTAAGTTTAAAACATTTAAATTTGGATGTTGGGCTTTTATAACTTTATCTGCAAAAGATAGTTTTCCTAAAGGCAAATAAACAGCTGCTCTTACTCTGCTGCTAAAAAAGGTTTCGCCAACTTCATCACCAAAATATAAGTTGGGATTTAATTTTTTAAATTCACGCTGTGCAATCTTCTCCTTCTTTTTCATTTTTTTAAGCGTAGAAACACCGCTTTTTATAAAGCGCACTAATCTATCTTTGTACTTAGGACTCGCTTTTATCTTTCCTGAGTTGTAATTATTTAATTCGCTTTTAATGGAGTCTATAAATAATGTAACTTCCTTTTTACTGTGTAAATTGTCTGCGTAATTAGATAGCTTTCTAAGTTTATAGCCTTCATAAATATTTGCATAACGGATTATATATTTAGCCTCTTTCTCGCTTAATTTAGAAATTAAATTAGTTCCAGAAATTGAATCTACTTTTTTTAGTTTTGTAGGAGTTATATCTCTTTTTAATTCGTTTTGTAATAATAATACTGCTTCTTCTATTGAAACACCTGTTGGTGTATCTTTTGAAGTTAATTGCGCTACTGAAATTGGTCCTTTTAAAGGAAATTTACGTCTTGGAAGTCGTTTTTTATTGTTTTTTGCTACCTGTTTTATTAACTTTTTTAATGAATCTGGATTGTTAATTTGTTCTGAATATTCGTCCTTTGGTATTCCACTAAATTGAAAGAGTTTTTCAATATAAACTTTATCTACAGATTTAGATACAACATTTTTAATATCAACGTCTTTAGTTATTACTTTATCAACATCCTGTATAACTTCTTTTATTTTTTCAGTAGCTTCTTTTGGTTTTTTAGACGTTTTTGGTGTTTGAGTTTCGTGAGTATCAGGAGTTGAAGATTTAGTTTTTTTTGATTCTTCTTTACATCCATAAAACACAAAAAGTACTATTAGAATAATTAAGTGTTTTTTCATCTTACTTAGTTATATTTTTTACTACTAACTGTCCAATTTTAATTAAATCTTTTTCAGTTTGCATACAAGATTGACTTGATTTGTTTTTTCCATGATGAAATACAAAAGTAAAAGCCACATTACCAATTCTTACTCCAAGATATTGGTCTTTATTGTTTTTACTTTGACTGAAGCCAATATAAGCATCATCACCTAAACCAGTAATTTCTTTAGATCCAGAAGGAATCATTCTAGTTTTCTTCTTTTTGTTAAATATTGTTGTGAAAATTTGTTTGGCTAATTCGGGCTGTGCTTCTTTACCAAATACTTTTTGAAAATCTGAAAAAACGATACTAAAATCTATGTTTTGATGTCCAGCATCATTATATATTTCATATTGACAATTTGTTTCACTATTCTGAACTAACCTATATTTTGGAGTTTTTTTTGATGTAAAACAAAATGATGAGAAATCAATATTCGCAATTAAATTATCACAGTTTCCTTTCCTAATATAGGTTTTAGATATTTTCTTTTCTGAATTATTTATATGGTTTTTATTAATTTTATTTTTTTTTCCACAAGCATATATGGTTAAAAAAGCAATTAAGTAGTATGAAATTTGTTTTTTCATTTGTTTAAAATAT of the Tenacibaculum todarodis genome contains:
- a CDS encoding NAD(P)/FAD-dependent oxidoreductase, which gives rise to MIKELQLRVNLIEERKEDILLFKAAKKLDIARTEINAVKVLRKSIDARKKDIIFNYKVAVYINENIPEKSDYTFDYKDVSNAKEVHIIGFGPAGMYAALRCIELGFKPIVLERGKNVQDRRRDLRAINQEHFVNEDSNYCFGEGGAGTYSDGKLYTRSLKRGDVRRIFENLVFHGATEQILIDAHPHIGTNKLPKIIQNIREQIIKFGGEIHFESRVTDFVIKNNKLQAIQLQNGTEMAVNSVILATGHSARDIYELLHKKDIALKAKSFAMGVRVEHPQEIIDQIQYSCSGERDELLPAAAYSLVHQVNNRGVYSFCMCPGGFIVPAATANGEVVVNGMSPSRRNNKFANSGIVVELDIDKDFKKYEDFGALKGLEFQKDLEKIAFFAGGRSQVAPAQRLVDFVDGKTSTNLNETSYQPGLKSAPLHSLLPKIIGGRLRKGFAAFGEKMHGYHTNEANIIGVESRTSSPVNIPRKENLEHPEIEGLFPCGEGGGYAGGIISAAMDGERCAEAAIANL
- a CDS encoding PD40 domain-containing protein → MIKELQFRVNLIEERSIKKTLFSILILINFTFLAQNSYNIKFELVNFTNVKYNDFAPTVYKDGILFVSDRDGEFYNLYYSDFKNNLKKIKIKKQKHHIGQVFYDKKNKLIYLTKSSGKKSSNNKFNLAVYKGKIKKNKIFDLKKLSFCNPEFSYGHAQILNNKLLIHTNEGGVYSLNEYSLKNDQWVKTRTIFTDTSPILNPIFKDHSTIIFASKRIGGIGGIDLYKITKSKEEWSKPINLKKFNTPFDDLSLIFTDKNKGYISSNRIDNKDHIFKFSFQ
- a CDS encoding OmpA family protein; protein product: MKKHLIILIVLFVFYGCKEESKKTKSSTPDTHETQTPKTSKKPKEATEKIKEVIQDVDKVITKDVDIKNVVSKSVDKVYIEKLFQFSGIPKDEYSEQINNPDSLKKLIKQVAKNNKKRLPRRKFPLKGPISVAQLTSKDTPTGVSIEEAVLLLQNELKRDITPTKLKKVDSISGTNLISKLSEKEAKYIIRYANIYEGYKLRKLSNYADNLHSKKEVTLFIDSIKSELNNYNSGKIKASPKYKDRLVRFIKSGVSTLKKMKKKEKIAQREFKKLNPNLYFGDEVGETFFSSRVRAAVYLPLGKLSFADKVIKAQHPNLNVLNLNNVLGTPDVIEDLGAQTITGEYSLGKAGTLVVQFIDNALTDVNGPDLYIFEIGKVEPTNLEISKDGTNWISVGKIDGGVSEVDIAEFVAPDDLFYYVRLTDLEEYSALPGADVDAIAAIGAAMRLKLDSKVLFETGKSELKPEGFEALKELAESIKVLKKGNVIVEGHTDDVGDANFNKKLSLARSKNVVIELKKLIPSNQFKWKEKGMGESKPIVKNDSDDNRAKNRRVEVLVVPN
- the rimK gene encoding 30S ribosomal protein S6--L-glutamate ligase; amino-acid sequence: MRIVILSRNPNLYSTRRLVEAAQKRKHEVLVVDHLKCNIEIEKKSPKIFYKGEYLENIDAIIPRIGASVTFYGTAVIRQFEMMKVFSSVSSQALVKSRDKLSSLQILARAGVGLPKTVFTNYTKDVEHVVESVGGAPLILKLLEGTQGLGVVLAETKNAATSVLEAFNGLGARVIAQEFIKEAGGADIRAFVVDGKIVGAMKRQGKEGEFRSNLHRGGNATVIELTDEEEKTALKATKALGLGVAGVDMLQSSKGPLVLEVNSSPGLEGIETATGKNIAKEIIRYLEIHAE
- a CDS encoding ATP-dependent zinc protease translates to MKITIGRFDKGDFPELSLFDIDLKIDSGAYTSSIHCINIKEIKKDEESLIQFTLLDPEHPLYNNKEFTTKNYTSKMVKSSNGIAEKRFMIQTEIFIFNKSFPIDLTLSQRKEMKFPVLLGRKFLNKRFIIDAIKKDVSFKLKQKN